The Rhodamnia argentea isolate NSW1041297 chromosome 7, ASM2092103v1, whole genome shotgun sequence genome contains the following window.
GGGCCCAGAAGCAAAAGGCctattgaaatatatatatatagggataAATATTTCACTACAATCTTCTCGTTCGTTCACTCATTCTCGTACTTTGTCTGTAACACCCTCATAAATAGATAGAACATCTCCTGCCGACAGTCACTCATCCCTTTGCTTCTTGACTGATCAGCAACAACCACACTCTCTAGGATTCCCGTTCTGGGAAAGTTAAAGGAAAAAGGGATTCTAAGGGAATGGCCAAGGGCGTCGAGGTCGTCGAGCAACACGGGGAGTTCCACGCCAAGGACTACCGAGACCCGCCGCCGGCGCCGCTGGTGGACGCGGAGGAGCTCGTCAAGTGGTCCTTCTACCGGGCCATCATCGCCGAGTTCGTCGCCACGCTCCTCTTCCTCTACATCACCGTGCTGACGGTGATCGGGTACAACAGCCAGATCGACCGGGCCCACAACGGGGACGATTGCAGCGGCGTCGGCGTTCTCGGCATCGCCTGGGCCTTCGGCGGCATGATCTTCGTCCTCGTCTACTGCACCGCCGGCATTTCTGGTGCGCACAGTATATCGACTGTGATACTAGCTGTATCTTCTTTTGACATTTACATAGTTTCTAGCGAAAAAATTTGCGTATGACAAACGAAATGGTGTCGTGGTGTAGTTGGTTATCACGTCAGTCTAACACACCGGAAGGTCTCCGGTTCGAGTCCGGGCGACGCCAATCagcgttaattttttttttttttttcttgacgtTCCTTGTTTGGCCAGGGGGGCACATAAACCCGGCGGTGACGTTCGGGCTGTTCCTGGCGAGGAAGGTGTCGCTGTTGCGGGCCATCCTCTACATGGTGGCGCAGTGCCTGGGCGCGGTGTGCGGGTGCGGCCTCGTGAAGGCGTTCCAGAGGGCCTACTACGAGCGGTACGGCGGCGGGGCCAACACGCTCAAGGACGGCTACAGCAAGGGCACTGGGCTGGGCGCCGAGATCATCGGCACCTTCGTCCTCGTCTACACCGTCCTCTCCGCCACCGATCCCAAGAGGAGGGCTCGGGACTCGCACGTCCCCGTAAGCTAAAAACCCCCTTTTCTCCATTTGCCTTCTCCCCTTTTCTGCTTCTTTTAGAATTCGATTTTGAAACCGTGGCGCATCGTATGTGAAAAGGTGTTGGCGCCCCTGCCCATCGGATTCGCGGTGTTCGTGGTCCACCTCGCCACGATCCCGGTCACCGGCACGGGCATCAACCCGGCCCGGAGCTTCGGGGCCGCGATGATTTACGGCAAGGAGAAGGCGTGGGATGACCAAGTAAGGAATTCGAACTCCCTCCCCAGAGCTCTAGTACACTCCCATCTTATAAATCGACCAGGCCACAGGATTTAACATCGTGCTTTTCTGTGTGTGTCGAATTGTGCAGTGGATGTTCTGGGTGGGGCCATTACTCGGAGCGGCCATTGCAACCTTCTTCCACCAGCACATCCTGAGAGCCGCAGGTATCAAGGCTCTGGGTTCCTTCATGAGCTCTTCCATCTTGTAACCACGAAAAATGCCCTCAAGACATCGTCATTCATCATCATGCTCATCGTCAGAAGAGTCGTCACGGAGACTTCATGTGTCGTGTCATGTAACTGTGGGTCAGTACGTACTGAGTTTTCTTAGTTCTGTTGCTCGCTTGGGTCACTGTGGAACCATGAAGTCGTATCTAAACGATAGTCGAATGCACTTTTCTCCTCGAAATGCCACTTGCTGTACCTTATCAGTGTGCCCCGATTGAGCCCCCTTGCGGGCCTGAACTGAAGTCCTTAGCCAGATCCTTCTGTGGTTCCTCATATATGATTCTTGATTTCACGGTCGGGTCCGAGCGAACCTAATCGGGTCTGAATGGGCGGGCACGGCCTCGAGACGGAATATTCTAACCGGGCGTGCCCGAAACGCACTTGGGCTTTGGAGAGGATGGGGATCCAGGTCGACCGCGTGCGAAAGCCGCCGAACCGGCCAAGTAGGCAGGTGCCGGGGTGGCCTGCGAATAGGATGATTTGCGCGCATCTCTCGAGTTAGTCTCGACAGAATTGTGAGGAGGACATAAAGGGACCTGAACAAATTAGATAAcgtattccgaccaaaaaacagaaaataagataagggatgtttcttttctttattgtgtGTGTGAGCTGGGCACgtaaggggaaaagaaaaggcaaaaaaaaagggaacaggCTCTGATTCGTACCGGGTAGCATTAGGGGTGACCTGTGATGGTTGAACATTGATtcgattttttgaagaattgagGATTAGATCGGTGATTTGaatcgggaaaagaaaaggaaaaaaacgggCGGGCTCTGATTCGTATTGGGTAGCACTAGGGGTGATAGGTGATGGTTAAGTATGGTTcggattgatttgattttttgaagaattgagGATTAGATCAGTGATTTCAATTCTCCGGATCGGAAGTCTTTGGAActgataaaatgaaaataaataaaataaaataaaaaatagaaataggaaCTCGAATTTTTTTGCTGATCTTTCTTTGCGGGTTAGTGCATACATAGAGATCCTTgtggaagagggagaagaagtaGATGACTCCGGCGAATTTGACAAGCCATTTCGGGGACATCGTGACAAAGTAGTAATTTTGCAGAGCAATATACTTCTACTTGTGTCAATTGTTCCCATAAAGTACTAAAATTATTTCCCACAAGTACCCCTAGTCAAGAGTCACATCTTTATTGTatagtaaaaattaaaaatgtattAATCTAGGAGTGTGGCTCATCGGTCCAGTTCCCTTTTAAAATCGAAAACCGGATTGACCGAACATCGATTTCACTTTGAGGAACCGAGGATTCGAGAACCAGTCTAAAACCGTCGGTCCAGACAATTCTCGATCCGGTCGGTCCATTTTGCTTACTTATAAATAGCTTCAGAACACGACTTGTAAGGATGTGGATAAGTGCGTTGAGGTGTGATTCATGCTTCTTATTGAAATAAAGGCACGAGAATCTCGCTTCTTGATGAGCGAGCAGGGTTCGGTGGGTCACCCCGAGGGGGGTTGTAGGGAGTTAAACAAGACATTAACAAGGTGTTAACTGAGATGGTAAGAGAGTttgttgatgttttttttttttttttgtcttgagtATAAACCTTGCTGGGAGTACCTTAAGAGAACTAGAGAAGTGCGCAATTAAGACTTGAGCATCACTTGACCcctaaaaataaaggaaaattaaacaAAGCATCAAAGCAACAGTGAGGGTAATACACAATTTGCCCCTGAACTTTCAACCATTAATGATGTgtattgaattttcattttattacaATTGTTGATCCTTCGCTATCTTTTTCATTAGCATGTACAATGCACGTGACTTTTAATAGACAAGAACGtatttttatctcatttttttttttcaagaaaatctctCTTTCACCCCtaattaccataaaaaaatgaaaaaaataaaaataaaaatgggagaaaaccaaatcattaaaataccaataataggaaaaaaaaaatacaccgaCAATAAATAAAGCTTTTTATTGATATTCATAAATGTAACCATTTAAACAGAACTAAATAagatgttatttaaaaaaaaagaataatccaTATTAAACAAAAACAGGAAAATGCATGATAACAAAAATTGTATACTTACTATGCATTCGCAACGGTTAATTGATGCAAAAGAATCGATTGATCAACTGTACCCAATTTTTGTTATTCGGCCTTTTCTTTATTAATGTGtttgttcctttttatttaattgttttcttttcttgaaatatgtttttttttttatccagcTTCTTATtatatctcatttttttatagataaatCACgggtaaaagagagattttcttctttgaaaaatatataaaagtacAGATTTTCCATTCCTTGTTTGGATTAAACACTTCCTCCATGGCTTTTTTTATCTCCTTTACAATGTTGTacccacaaaaaatcaaacgTGAGGCTCAtttggatcttttttttttttatttgtttcttctttgtcttccactttccttttcttcttggtGTCTTGTTGACTGAGGATGCTGCCTCACCTCCAACATTGGTTGATTGATGAGAGTTTCGAGCTCCTCATCATCCCGGATGTTCAATAGCACATACATCGAGGTTGTTCTCTTCATGTTCCAGTCTTTGCTCATGTTGCCCGTGAACTCGACCACCTCGATCAATTTTCCCCAATTCTCAAATATCATTACGAGAATCAAAGGATCGCTTGAGAGAATTATAAGCCCTCTCTTCATTGGTGAAGCTCGGGATGATCATCTCAAACCACGAAACCATAATTCTCAAAAGGACTCTTCCAAAATTCTTGCTGAAGGTGACGAAATCCTCTCGCCGACTCGATCGGTGATGGAATTCGGACTTTCCTCAACGGTTACAGCGCGACTCTCTCTAATATTTTGAATATGCCGAAATTGTTTTTCGAAAGCCCAAATTCCAGCGATCTCCCGATGTATCCGAGTCTCGATCGATTAGCGTGGCTAATCCTCATCTCGCTTTGGAGACTCAACACCAAGGTTGAGCCTACAAGGACGCGTCTCGCTCTTCTACCTATTCCTCGCGAATAATTTGAACCGCTCGACGAACCTCAAAACCCGCTTGAGGACGAGCATGTAGCGAGGCACTCAAAGAAGACGAGGCAATACGCGGCAAGCTATGCGGCCATGGTGCGGAACACGGTCCTCTCGTCCCTGCCCGAGGCGACGGCCATGGGATGATCACCGAAGGCAACACGTGCATGTTTCCGGAGGTTCAACGCGGTGTTCCGGGAGGAGTGCCGGAAGGCAGAAGCGGACGTCGTGGACCTTCCGGCCGAGAAGCCAAGGGATGAGATCAAGCCGTCCATCTCGAGAAGGCTCGGAGGAGCAAGTCGAAGTAGTGCCGGCGATAGGCTTGGTACAAGCGAGAACAAGCAGaaggaaagtggaagaaaaataaaagaagaaacaaataaaaaataggccTCAAATAGGTCCCGCATTTGACTACGTGTGATATATTAatctaaagggaaaaaaatcgaGAGGTAATATGATCAACACATTAAAGGGAGTATTTGAGCCATAtaaggagtggaaaaagcgttatccttggaaaaaaaaaattacaatgagATGTTACTGGAattgaaaaagttcaaaagttTAGGGGGAGTTTTTAGGTAATTCCAAAAGATATAAAGAAAAACATTATCTATCTCCTAAATCAATAAGGCGTTCGTTCGTATTCACCGTATTCTCCCGTTGCTGCGAAGAAACTCTCCCGGTCGGAGCGACGCCAGACCTCATCAGGTACGCCCAGCGCCTCTTCTATGTCGATCGATCCTCTCTGCTCATTTTGCATCTCCGTTAGATCCGCTCGATCGGATCTGCAATCGTTTCGGCTGTTGCTTTCGCGCTGGATCTCTGGCGGTCGATTATTTGGACTCGATTGGTCGGAACTGCGCGGAAAGGGAAGGAATGGCTTTCGTGTTTTGGATTCTCGGAATCGATTGGAGCCGAAGCTGGCTGTAGTTTTCTAGCTTGTGATGGCGAGACCAGATCTATTGGCCTCGCTTTGTCCTTGGCGAGTTTCGTGTGCGAACATAGGCCCTTCATCGTGTTGTTTTCCGGCAGAATTGTCACCGGCGTGAAGTGATTCTGCTTCGTATGTTTCGCGACGAGACTCGGTTCTTTTTGGCCGTTCTAGCGTATCACTACTCGCCGATGCGGCGATGAATTTGTAGTTGGGGATGTCTGGCATGTCACTGCTACTTTCTTTTATCCAtggttctatttttttcccccccaTAAGTCGGTGTTTTATTCACAACACAAGCGGGTGAGCAAAACCTGCTACATGCTAAGAAAAAGGCTCTCTAATAGCCCAGTTCGAACAAGGGCTCTTGTATCTCTCTAGACGAGTTTTCTATCTGAAGTCAACAAATGTGCTAATCTCTCCCTAACTACTCTCTTAATCGTTAATAAAACAGAGTTAGTATTGACAACAAAAGAAGTGTTTTGTCCGTGGCCAAGTTTGTGCATTTGGTTGGGAACGTATAGCAGCGGCTATGTTGCTCATGTAAGCAGATAGCATTTTCATTAGTTGATTAGATGCATCAGTGTCGGCTAGTGAGGATGTTGCAACAGCGATGGAAGCTCTTAACTCGTCGACTTCGTTTAAGGAAAATTAGACCTTAGGCGAGATGAAGTTGAGTGTGTTCTAGGAGAAGGCTTTCCTTTCAATAAGACCAGTTTAACGCACCCTTAATGATAAGGCCAAAGCTTACAGTACCAAATTGTAATGATTATAAACACTTGCATCTTGGAGTCAGAACAGACAAATGTGCAGTATGTTCCCCGTAGTGTGTATGCTTTTAGAAATGTGCTTATCAAGATTCCCGCCAAAACCACCACGATATTACACTGCCTTAATCTTAGAATATCGACACACTCAGATGTTATTTCAAGAATAAAATTCTTTACCTTTGTTCAAGACATGTAACCGTGTAAATAGCATTATAAACAAAGGTAGGGAAGGTGACCCTTGTCATTGTCTTATTGTAGAAGCATTCCATCGCAAAAGCTATTTCTAATGTAGGTTTTCCTGTTATCAATCTGGTAAGACATCTCTGTTTTATTGTGTATTACCTTTCTTAATTTTGAGTTACTGTCCATTAGACTGTTCTGCTTTGTATGATAACATGAGACCGAACTCTGCTTCTTATTGAAAGCAGTTGATTGAGGAGATTAATTGTTGCTGTATTTGCCTCCTGGCGGATTGTCTACTGCATTCTAGATGCTGGATGTACATTCATGATATGATTCTCATTTGCAAAGATAGAGTTCTTATAACATAATCATGACTTCTTGATTTCAGCCCAATAAATGGAAGCATTCTAATGTTGTTTATTCAACTTATATTCATATGTATGTTCTTAATTGCTATAGGTCTATATAAATGTGTGAAAATGATTCAACAGGGTGGCAAACTACTAGTACTTCAAAATACATGTTATCAATAGGTTAGGGATTTGGTGTTTTTTATGCTAACAGCAGATCTCTACTTGTATTTGGCTATTAGTGGGAAACGACATGTTTTATTTATGGCCTATTAAGCTTGAATCGACTACCATCTCAAATCACTCCATACGTTGCCGTATATTTGCTGCCATATGCTCAATCATATTTGAGATTACCTGGTAGATTGGATAGTGATTGAGGcaaatcttcttcttctaatttGAAGTAGTTACTCTATCTACTTGGTTCTTCTTTCAATCACATGTAACTGCCAGTGTGCTTTTTTATTCCCCTATAGCTAGTTAAGTTTGGATAACTGTGCAGGAATGGAAGCCAATAGGGGTCAGGGCGGGATTCAGCAGTTGCTTGCTGCAGAACAAGAAGCTCAACAAATTGTTAATGCTGCCCGAAATGGTATAAGATCATGAGCTTCCCTGATAATTTGATGCATTAGCATATTGCTTCAACTCTTGAATTTGAAGTCCCAATCTTCAACGTGCATTGCGTTAACCTTTACATATAAGAAGGATATGAAAGTTAGTGCATCTCTTAAATCAGTTCCTTTTTAATAGGGGAATATGTTGTTAAAGAAAGATCTGACACTCAGGTGGGATGATGCTTTTCGATAATTTGCCAACTGCAagtcatttttttatcatttgttaAAACCTTCCTGGTTTGTGTTTTTCAAAGCTAGTCATATCATACTTAAATCCTGCCTTTTCAGCGAAAATGACCAGACTGAAACAAGCCAAAGAAGAGGCTGAAAAGGAAATTGCAGAATATCGATCTCAGATGGAACTTGCTTTCCAGAAAAAGGTTGCAGCGGTAAGTTTGTGTTGATTTATTGATACGAAGAAACCAATTAGTTTCCTCATCCTTAGAAGTTAGTACGCCCACTGGTCTGCAAAGAAACAATCCTTTATCATCTTTGAGTTCTCGAAACATCAAATTATCTTGTAGACTCGGCCTCTTTTAGGGTGTCTATAACTGCTGACTCGGTTTCCATGTTGCCTTGTGATCATCCAACAGAGTAGCGGAGACTCGGGTGCCAATGTGAAGCGGCTCGAAGGAGAGACTGACACCAAAATAAGCAACCTAAAAATAGAAGCTGACAGAATATCACATGATGTTGTGCAGATGCTTCTGAAGCAGGTGACAACTGTGAAGAATTAGGCCTTTGCTAGCAAAGAAGTAAATCTTCATGTAATCTGGTAGCGTGTGCAATATGCGCTGCACTGTCGTTGCATCTCAGACGCATCATGAACAGCTAAATCAATGATTGTTTAACATAGGCAGACGGCACCTGTGACTCAAATAAGCGTGTTGTTTGTTTGTGACCTGAGTTTTATTTATGTGATGCGGCTCCTCTCCTGCCCGTTCCGGGGAGAAATTCGACTCATCTGAGTATTGCTGAGTATTGCAGAGTGAGTTAACAATCTCCCGTTTGCCTATATAGTTTACGGTTCTGCTGCATGCCAAATTGCCGCATTTTGTCGGCTTGATGGTTGGATAACGAATGTCTTTCCAAGCGTGGCAAGTCTGGTGTGGTTGAGGAGATTGTGAATTGGTCACGTCCTGCACTACAATTGGTTGGTAAACACCGATTGGTGTTGGTCTGACTAATTGGAACTTGAACGCCTTAAGCTTATAGAAGAGGTTGCCAAATAAATCAACCAAAGCTCGAAGATGCCTCTCGGATTTCACGTGATAGATCCGGGCCTTTGAACTGTGTACACAGCTATGTTTGGCAGTTCATCCTCAACGTACGAACCCCAACGGAGCCTCAGAAAGACGAACACTTTACGTTAAGAAATTGGAATACATGTACCTCCCAACGTCGTATCTACTCtccttttgccttttccatTTCGAGATACAGGAACATTTTTGAACTTCAACCTGTCGTTTGCCTTAACGAGGAAACTGGGCATGAAGACCCCTCTCTTGAACTTCAAACCCAAAAAGTGAACTGTGAATTCGATGTGGAGATGAGCCTGAGAGAGATGTGCTTGTTTTTCTAGCCGCCGTGTTCTTTCACGGCGTCCAGGTGGTGGAGTACACGTGTCGAGCATAATCATGTGTGCGCTTTTCTTCCTCCGTCGTCTTTCTCGTGATTAGAAAAGCTTCAGTGAGCTATtgcaaatttgggaaaaattcaaaaaagggcctgaactcttcttgttttctcaaataagggcctcaaatgatctctgtttcaaataagggcctgaagtatcttcattttctcaaataaggacctgaagtgaatattgtttcaaataagggcctgaagtgactataaaatttcaaaaaagggcctgattttaagggcattttcgtctttttatttatttgatttattttctttttttatttttttttatctgtttttcccccttttttttttccttcactctctctctctctctctctctctctctctctctctctcctgatgCGACCAGGCCCTCCCTTTTCCCTGatgcttctttcttctccttcgtcttcatcttctccttctccttctttcctgATGCGACCAGGCCCTCccctactctttcttttctttcttctccttcgtcttcatcttctccttctccttccttctgtTGCTCACAGCCACCCCTCCATCTCGTAGATGCCGCCCAACCGTCCACCTCAACCCACCTACGCCGCCGCGCCGCTCGTTGTCGGTCTAAGCCTCTCGCCGCCGTTGCCACCGTTTCGAGCCCCCGAACCCGCGGCCGAGAGACCCACGAACCCACGAGCTCGGTGAGGTCCGACCCCTATCTCCTTCTCTCGTTCACCGCCACCCACTCAACCACCGAGCTCCACCTCGCGCCACCGGCTATACGTTCAATCGCCGGCCCGCCTTCCCCTCGCCACCGGATCCGAGCCCGAGAAGCTCAAATCTGCACCCGACCCAGTGCCTTGAGCCGTCGCGCCACCAGAGGACCCCGCGGTCGAGGCTTAGACCGTCGTCGGTCTAAGACTATATTATTAGGGCGGGCCTTCACCGTCGTCGCCGACCCCCCCCATAAGCGATGCACGGCGGCCACACGGGCGGGAGGGGCGGCCCTCCCACCTGTgcggctttttttattttttaaaaaaaattataaataaaaaaaggaaaaaaaaggaggaaaatgaacaaaaaaaattaaaatgtgaaatgacaaaaatgcccttcgggCCGGACCCTTTCTTGAAATACTGtggccacttcgggcccttaattgaaacgcACCTTGtcactttggacccttatttgcAACTGAGTTCACTTGGgaccctaatttgaaaaaacaagaggacttcaggcctttttttgattttttccctgcaaattttaatgaaaatactCCCAACGAAGATAATCATAAAGGAGAATATTTAGCATTCATTTATTTAGTGATTTAGAGAGTGGGATTTCTTttcttatcaaaagaaaaataattttttcccagtttaaatttattatttttagtccatgaaaaacGTTTTATAGTTTTTATCATCCAAAGTGAtaaaacaatttttgaaaaaaaatatatttttccaaataaagGGACTCTCAAAAACCTTTAATTCTAATTTAAGGTTGCATCAGGCATACCCAAAGCCTTAGATTGAGAGTAATCACGAGGAAAACGACTGATGTTTTTTCCTCAACCGAGTTCCCTTTTGCTTTTATATTCGAGACGAGACGGAACACGCAAAAATGCACCTTTTGTTAAAGTTTTGAGCGCATGATGCTTTGCTTTGTACATATTTCATTTAATCATGGTTGATTGACCATATCCATTTAGCGAATTCCATACACCTCGaaccaaatttcaaaagtgaaatGATCGAACTTGATGAAAatataatgcctccaaattcCGTGATTAGAACGTGTTTTGCGGATAGGGGAAGTGCTATTGTCTTGGAAGGTCTTGACTCAAACAAAAATACCCTCCTCGACGTATTATGACAAGAGAATGATATGATTCGTTTAAGATTCGTTTCATGTTACGGCGCGATCGAGTGAATTAGAATTTTCCAACAATTTTATTAAACATTACGAGAATTAGTGGAAATTAGATTGCCCGACAAGATATCCATACTCCAAtggttccctttttttgtttcaaaggtTCCTAAAATTCCTGACAATTACAAAACGAACGGCTTAATAAATGTCGGCAATAACATCCACTTTTTCCCTCAATGTAATGCAGCAACGTTGGAGTTGCGGATCAGAAGCAGTGTGATGGATCTgccagaaaaaaaacaaaaacctgcATAATTGCAGGAAGTGGAGCTCTGGCATGTCTGTCAGTGAATCTGTCTTCTTTACGTCCCATCTTTCTCTAAAGTAGACACTccatttcatttaattgcaaaattaaaTATTGTTTATActaattaaatatattaaagaaaaggattaaaaaaaaaaaaaaagaagggagacaacctttctccctctcctctctcgctctcatCAATGGTGGTTTGGGTGGAGCTTTACGCAACCCGTTACCCCTATTCTTGATCATATCTTCTCCGTAGCCCCACTTCAATCCCATTCCCTTCGATCTCTGTGTCTCTCTCTGGACTCTGCTGGATCGTTTCTCTTCTGCACTGTTGCGATTTGCGATGGTTGCGATGGTGAAGTTCGCTTTTTGACGCCTGAACAGTCCCATGCTCCCTTCGCTTGTTGCCTGATTTCGACCGAATCGAAAacccactttttcttttcttctgccCGAAGGGAATTCCATGGGCAACAGCGGCAGCACCGGCGCCAACCGCCGCCGGAGGCACGGGAGCCGCCGCGGCCACCCTCCGCCCCCGGGGATGCCGCAGCCGGGGGTCACCTCCAACAGGTACGTCGTCACGGCTGCGACGACGTACCCGCCCCAGTACCCGAACCATAACCCCCCTCCTCCGCAGTACTACCAGTACCCTGGCTACTACCCTCCGCCCCCGCCGGTGATGCCCGTGCCGCTCCCGGCGCCgtacgaccaccaccaccaccgggGCGGTGCTGGCGGCGGCGGCCCGCCGCATGTCGACCAGGCCCACGGGAATTGGGTCGGCGGGAGGTACCCCTGCGGGCCGGTCGTGATGATGCCTTATGTAGAGCATCAGAAGGCGGTTACTATTAGGAATGATGTGAACATAAAGAAGGAGACACTGAGGATTGAGCCTGATGTGGAGAATCCTGGGAAGTTTctggtttccttttcttttgacgCCACTGTCGATGGAAGGTATTGCTTCTTGTAGCTTCAGCACTGGTTTTGTAAAAATCTAGCTTTTGTTGAATCATCAAGTGTTATCTGTGATTTTCCTTGCTTAGGTTGCTCTGTCCATGGATGATGAGATCATTTGATGTGATGTGATCCTACAAAGAATAGAGTATCTTCTAGAATAGGATTTTGCGTAATATAAGCTCGTGACATGTATATTTTCTACGAATTGATCTGTGGTGGGACGATGGTACTTTGTATTTGGTCAATTGTTTCGGTGTCTCAAtgcactttctttctttttaaacctGTCCTCGCGATGTAACAAACTAATAGTGGGAGGTTGATGTTTGGGAGCTTAGGAAGGATATAAAATCTGTATGCTGCAACTCGGGTCAGCATACTAGTGTCCTGTTCGGATGAAATGTCAAAGCGATTCTTAGAGTGTGACGGGTTGAAAAGAAGCTTTTGTAGTCTAGCAGACTTATTGATGGGGGGATGACAATGTGGTCGACCTGACATGCCATGGCCTAAGATATTATGAGTTTGAAACGAAGCTAGAGCATCGTGGATGGACCGCAAAAAGTGACGAACACTGAGCATTATGAAGGAGATGTAAGTGATGGAGACTGTTGTGTCGTCTAAACGAATAAATGCAGCTCGAATGTTTCCTCCTTTTTTCGTGCTGATAGCCTGTGAGGAGTTCTCTATATTGTGATAAGAAACACGTAATTCAACAGAGTTATGGATTGCAAAAGAGATATATAGCAAGTGCTGAAATGCTGCGCTTCATTGGGAGGTGCAGTGTTATGGTAGTGAATGGGTTCTTAAGATATTGTGTATTGGCTTGTGAGTTTGACTGAAGTTAAGGTGCATCCTTGAGCATTTTTCATTgcccatttttcttcttgctGATGTCACTTACATCTTACACTGCCGATTGATATGTTGCACTTCATGTTCATATTTCCTTCTTTGAAAGGTTGGTTTAATTGGATTGATGTGTGTTGGTCGTCTTAGGCATGTCACTTTTATTGTTGACCCAATAGAATGGAGACTTGTCATCTGACATTG
Protein-coding sequences here:
- the LOC115749784 gene encoding probable aquaporin PIP2-2, coding for MAKGVEVVEQHGEFHAKDYRDPPPAPLVDAEELVKWSFYRAIIAEFVATLLFLYITVLTVIGYNSQIDRAHNGDDCSGVGVLGIAWAFGGMIFVLVYCTAGISGGHINPAVTFGLFLARKVSLLRAILYMVAQCLGAVCGCGLVKAFQRAYYERYGGGANTLKDGYSKGTGLGAEIIGTFVLVYTVLSATDPKRRARDSHVPVLAPLPIGFAVFVVHLATIPVTGTGINPARSFGAAMIYGKEKAWDDQWMFWVGPLLGAAIATFFHQHILRAAGIKALGSFMSSSIL
- the LOC115749703 gene encoding V-type proton ATPase subunit G1-like, whose product is MEANRGQGGIQQLLAAEQEAQQIVNAARNAKMTRLKQAKEEAEKEIAEYRSQMELAFQKKVAASSGDSGANVKRLEGETDTKISNLKIEADRISHDVVQMLLKQVTTVKN